In the genome of Microbacterium paraoxydans, the window GCGAGCGGCGCGAACATTCCCGTGGCGGGCGGAAAGATGCGCAGGTGGCCGGGGCGGGGTGCCGACCACCTGCACCCCAGTAACATAACACCCTCCGACGTGCTACGCGATATGCGGGCGCCCTGACATCACGGCACTCCTGTCAGAAGACCAGAGCTCAGCCACCAGGCGGCGCTCACCGTCCAGAACACGGCGAGCACGATCGCCCACGTCCTCCGTCGCTGCAGTGCGAGCCGCTGCGGGATCAGCGACGGGCCGGGCTCGTCCGCGGGTGCGCTCATGCGCAGAGCCTAGCGCTGGGGCCGTGGGTGCCGGTGAAGTGAGCAGCACTCCTCGCCGAGATGCGCGAAAGGCCCGCATTCCCCGTGTCTCCCGGGGGATGCGGGCCTTCCCGTATGGAGCCGACTACGGGACTCGAACCCGTAACCCCCGTATTACAAGTACGGTGCGCTACCAATTGCGCCAAGTCGGCGGATGCCATCACAGCTTAGCGATGGCGCGGACGCGCGGCGGACTACTTCGCCGGCGCCGACGTGGCCGTGGGGCTCGGCGTCGGAGTCGCCGACTCGTAGTAGGCCTCGCTGGCGACCGACATGACGAACGTCGACAGCTCCTGCGGGTCGTCCAGCGCGCCGACGTAGGCCTCGCCGTTCACGACGATCATCGGTGCGGCCGTGAGCACGAGGTCGTCGGAGCCGGGGAGCGGCCCCTCGAGCGCGCGGGTCGTCGCCTCCTTCGCCCAGCTGACGTAGTCGCCGTCCTGGATGCAGGAGCGCACGGTCTTGCCGTTGTCCACGCCGACAGCCCCCGCGAGGTTGGCGAGCTCTTCGTCCGACATCCCGTCGCTGCCCACATCGGGCTGGTCATCGAGCAGGTCGTGGTTGAACGCGTAGAACTGGTCCGGCGAGTGCGTCGCCACACAGGCGGCCGCGGCGGCGGAACGCAGCGAGTACTTGGTGCCGTTGGAGCTGGCGGTGAGCAGAGCGACCGGGTGGTAGCTGACGGTCGCGGCGCCGTCCTCGATCCACTGCGCGAGCAGCCGGGCGTTGGCGCGCTCGAACTTGCCCGCGTCGGGCGAGAGGTAGTCGACGTAGATGTGCACCTCGACAGCACCCGCCGCGGACGGCTCGGGCGACGGCGTCTCGCTGGCGCCGGCCTCGCTGGGCTCGGGCTCCGGCGTCGCGGAAGGGGTACCGGCGATCGCGGCGGAGGCGATGTCCGTCACCACGACGCCATCCGCCTCCATGCCGCTCGGGCTGAGCTGCGGCTTGGACGTCTGCGAGGTCACGGCGAGCGTCACGGCGGTCCCGATCGCACCGACCGCGATGATCGCGACCGCACCGATGATGATCCGTCGCATGAGACGCGCCCGCGACTGCTGGGCGTGCACCTTCTGTGCCTTCTCCCGCACGGCCTCGCGCGAATTGCGAGGGGCGGGGACGTTCGGCGTTTCGTCGCTCGACATCGTTCCTCTTGAGTCTCAGGGGGTCCGGGTTGGCCCCGACCACCGTCGGGCGGTGATCGCCGCTGCGCACGGCCGGGTTCGATGCTAACCAGTGAGGCTGAGAAATACCCAGGTGCGGGCGTTCGTGCCATACTGATCCCGACCCGATGAAGGGTCACGGCGGGTCGCTCCGCCGCTTCATTCACTACGGATCGTCCGGCACGTACCTGCCGGTGAAGGAGAAACACGATGGCATCTGTGACTTTCGACGAGGCCACCCGCCTGTACCCCGGCGGCACCCGTCCGGCTGTCGACAAGCTCAACCTCGAGGTGGGAGACGGCGAGTTCCTCGTCCTAGTCGGTCCCTCCGGTTGCGGTAAGTCCACCTCCCTCCGCATGCTCGCCGGCCTCGAAGAGGTCAACTCCGGCCGCATCCTCATCGGTGACCGCGACGTCACCGACGTGCCGCCGAAGGACCGCGACATCGCGATGGTGTTCCAGAACTACGCGCTGTACCCGCACATGACCGTCGCCGAGAACATGGGCTTCGCGCTCAAGATCGC includes:
- a CDS encoding DsbA family protein; this translates as MSSDETPNVPAPRNSREAVREKAQKVHAQQSRARLMRRIIIGAVAIIAVGAIGTAVTLAVTSQTSKPQLSPSGMEADGVVVTDIASAAIAGTPSATPEPEPSEAGASETPSPEPSAAGAVEVHIYVDYLSPDAGKFERANARLLAQWIEDGAATVSYHPVALLTASSNGTKYSLRSAAAAACVATHSPDQFYAFNHDLLDDQPDVGSDGMSDEELANLAGAVGVDNGKTVRSCIQDGDYVSWAKEATTRALEGPLPGSDDLVLTAAPMIVVNGEAYVGALDDPQELSTFVMSVASEAYYESATPTPSPTATSAPAK